In a single window of the Flavivirga spongiicola genome:
- a CDS encoding AAA family ATPase, translating into MQETGTIDIKTINEKIEKESAFVDLLMLEMNKVIVGQKHMVERLLIGLLGRGHILLEGVPGLAKTLAINTLAQAVDGSFSRIQFTPDLLPADVTGTLIYNMKVNDFSIKKGPIFANFVLADEINRAPAKVQSALLEAMQEKQVTIGDETFVLDKPFLVMATQNPVEQEGTYPLPEAQVDRFMLKTVIDYPKIDEEQMIMRANLKGAWDKVNPVVSVAQILKAQEVVREVYMDEKIEKYILDIIFATRYPEKYKLADLKPLISFGASPRGSINLATAAKCYAFIKRRGYVIPEDVRAVVYDVLRHRIGITYEAEAENVTSEDIINKIVNEIEVP; encoded by the coding sequence ATGCAAGAAACAGGTACAATTGATATTAAGACAATTAACGAGAAAATTGAAAAAGAAAGTGCTTTTGTTGATTTACTGATGCTGGAAATGAATAAAGTAATAGTAGGCCAAAAACATATGGTTGAACGATTACTTATTGGACTGTTAGGTCGAGGACATATTCTACTTGAAGGTGTTCCGGGATTGGCAAAAACATTAGCAATAAACACTTTAGCACAAGCGGTAGATGGGAGTTTTAGTAGAATACAATTTACTCCCGATTTATTACCTGCCGATGTAACAGGGACATTGATCTACAATATGAAGGTTAATGATTTCTCAATAAAGAAGGGCCCTATATTCGCTAATTTTGTATTAGCAGATGAGATTAATAGAGCACCTGCTAAAGTACAATCGGCTTTGCTTGAAGCAATGCAAGAAAAGCAAGTAACTATTGGAGACGAGACGTTTGTATTAGATAAGCCCTTTTTAGTTATGGCCACACAAAATCCGGTAGAGCAAGAAGGTACATACCCGTTGCCAGAAGCTCAGGTTGACCGTTTTATGTTAAAAACGGTTATTGACTATCCAAAGATTGATGAAGAACAAATGATCATGAGAGCCAACTTGAAAGGCGCGTGGGATAAAGTAAATCCTGTAGTGTCTGTAGCTCAAATATTAAAAGCTCAAGAGGTGGTTCGTGAAGTGTACATGGATGAGAAAATTGAAAAATACATTTTGGATATCATATTCGCAACACGCTATCCAGAGAAATATAAACTTGCAGATTTAAAACCTCTCATTTCTTTTGGAGCATCACCGCGTGGAAGTATCAATTTAGCAACCGCAGCTAAATGCTATGCCTTTATTAAACGACGTGGTTATGTCATCCCAGAAGATGTTCGAGCTGTTGTTTACGATGTATTAAGGCATAGAATAGGTATTACCTA
- a CDS encoding DUF4382 domain-containing protein encodes MRIINKLKSAILFLIIISLFGCNKSESENSNNTSLLAPTITIKLVDESGDFEEVNVEVVDVMIKMDDNSDDENGWISLNSNQKIINLLDLTGGVHEVLVDKFPIPTGTLKQIRLVLGDNNTIVIKNDLDVGDTHDLKTPSAQQSGLKLKVDTLIEEGFTYDFVIDFDVDKSVIIAGKSGNINLRPVMRVTTEVSSGIIEGSVSPSDEPAKVSVIDTKGTPETEDDEVISAYTNYTGHFALWGVPTGTYEVVVTPVDSNSKYKVTTIPDIEVVNGEITVIEPAIELALKVGAITGKILNENVVVTVSIIVDGVEEKADTNQEGVFLLENVPIGVYKITLTPADGSGLAVTELNNEEVKEDETNDLGDITLPDA; translated from the coding sequence ATGAGAATCATAAATAAGCTAAAATCAGCCATCCTTTTTTTGATAATTATATCTCTTTTTGGATGTAATAAATCAGAATCAGAGAATTCAAATAATACAAGTTTATTGGCGCCAACTATTACTATTAAATTGGTAGATGAGTCTGGAGACTTTGAAGAAGTAAATGTTGAAGTTGTTGATGTTATGATTAAAATGGATGACAACAGCGACGATGAAAATGGGTGGATATCACTTAATTCAAATCAAAAAATTATAAACTTACTTGACCTTACCGGAGGCGTTCATGAAGTTTTAGTAGATAAATTTCCTATCCCAACCGGAACCTTAAAACAGATAAGATTGGTATTGGGAGACAATAATACCATAGTTATTAAGAATGATTTGGATGTGGGAGATACACATGATTTAAAAACACCAAGTGCACAACAATCTGGTTTAAAATTAAAAGTAGATACCCTAATAGAAGAAGGCTTTACTTATGATTTTGTTATAGATTTTGATGTTGATAAATCTGTTATAATTGCAGGAAAATCAGGAAATATTAATTTAAGGCCAGTAATGAGGGTGACGACAGAAGTAAGTTCTGGAATTATAGAAGGGTCTGTGTCTCCTTCTGATGAACCAGCAAAAGTATCTGTTATAGATACTAAAGGAACACCCGAAACTGAAGATGACGAAGTGATATCGGCTTATACTAATTATACAGGGCATTTTGCGCTTTGGGGCGTTCCTACCGGAACGTATGAGGTTGTTGTAACACCCGTAGATTCAAACTCTAAGTATAAAGTAACTACTATTCCAGATATAGAAGTGGTTAATGGAGAAATTACAGTTATTGAGCCTGCGATAGAATTAGCATTGAAAGTAGGGGCTATTACTGGTAAAATACTTAATGAAAATGTTGTAGTGACGGTTTCTATAATAGTAGATGGTGTTGAGGAGAAAGCAGATACAAATCAAGAAGGTGTATTTCTTCTTGAAAACGTTCCAATAGGTGTGTATAAGATTACATTAACACCCGCAGACGGATCTGGGTTAGCGGTAACAGAATTAAATAATGAAGAAGTGAAAGAAGATGAAACTAACGATTTAGGAGACATAACTTTGCCAGATGCGTAA
- a CDS encoding SDR family NAD(P)-dependent oxidoreductase, whose product MKKTALITGATSGIGEATAYEFAKHGINLILCGRRLERLNTIQKALNRLTNVHILNFDVRDKAKTLEAIESLPDAFKNIDILINNAGNAHGLDTINEGNIDDWDAMMDINVKGLLYVSKAVIPQMTTRQSGHIINIGSSAGKEVYPKGNVYCASKHAVLAITEGMRIDLNPFGIKVGAVNPGFVETEFSQVRFKGDKIAGSVYNGFKALQAKDIAEIIYFVISRPPHVNIADLLVFPTAQANSTIVKKTN is encoded by the coding sequence ATGAAAAAAACAGCCCTAATTACAGGAGCAACTAGCGGCATTGGCGAAGCCACTGCTTATGAATTTGCAAAACATGGTATTAATTTAATATTGTGTGGAAGACGTTTGGAACGTCTAAATACCATCCAAAAGGCATTAAACCGATTGACTAATGTTCATATTTTAAACTTTGATGTACGCGATAAAGCAAAAACGCTTGAAGCCATCGAATCACTCCCGGATGCTTTTAAGAACATTGACATTTTAATCAACAATGCTGGTAATGCACATGGTCTAGACACCATAAATGAAGGAAATATTGATGACTGGGACGCTATGATGGATATTAATGTAAAGGGCTTATTATATGTAAGTAAAGCTGTTATTCCACAAATGACAACCCGCCAATCCGGACATATTATTAATATAGGTTCATCGGCAGGCAAAGAGGTTTATCCAAAAGGAAATGTTTACTGCGCTAGTAAGCATGCCGTTTTAGCTATTACAGAAGGGATGCGCATAGATTTGAATCCATTTGGAATAAAAGTAGGAGCTGTAAATCCTGGGTTTGTGGAAACCGAATTCTCCCAAGTGCGTTTTAAAGGTGATAAAATTGCAGGTTCTGTTTACAACGGTTTTAAAGCTTTACAAGCTAAAGACATTGCAGAAATTATTTACTTTGTGATTTCGCGGCCTCCTCATGTAAATATTGCTGATTTATTGGTGTTTCCAACGGCGCAGGCTAACTCAAC